In Archangium lipolyticum, a single genomic region encodes these proteins:
- a CDS encoding ribonuclease HII, with amino-acid sequence MPSVEDLLQHSLAELTERFITQEHSVPSGLLEALEADPRQGAKTLVRRIRSRQGKNRAEGQRLRHLLRFESELWEQGHTHIAGVDEAGRGPLAGPVVAAAAILPKGWRLEGLDDSKKIADEARRDELAEAIKQGAVAWAVGQADAEEIDRLNIRRASLLAMHRAVEALGIRPDYVLLDAFTIPECTLPQRGIIKGDALSLSIAAASVLAKTTRDRLMRELDARYPGYGLAEHKGYPTASHVQAIRDKGVLPIHRRSFAPVREALGGNPPVQAGPTQGELFTENGPR; translated from the coding sequence ATGCCGAGTGTGGAAGACCTCCTCCAGCACTCCCTCGCGGAGTTGACCGAGCGCTTCATTACCCAGGAGCACTCCGTCCCATCGGGCCTCCTGGAGGCACTGGAGGCGGATCCACGCCAGGGAGCGAAGACCCTCGTCCGCCGCATCCGCTCGCGCCAGGGGAAGAACCGCGCCGAGGGCCAGCGCCTGCGCCACCTGCTGCGCTTCGAGAGCGAGCTGTGGGAGCAGGGCCACACGCACATCGCCGGGGTGGACGAGGCAGGCAGGGGCCCGCTCGCCGGTCCGGTGGTGGCCGCGGCGGCCATCCTCCCCAAGGGCTGGCGGCTGGAGGGGCTGGACGACTCGAAGAAGATCGCCGACGAGGCGCGCCGCGACGAGCTGGCCGAGGCCATCAAGCAGGGCGCGGTGGCCTGGGCGGTGGGCCAGGCGGATGCGGAGGAGATCGACCGGCTCAACATCCGCCGGGCGAGCCTGCTGGCCATGCACCGCGCGGTGGAGGCGCTGGGCATCCGGCCGGACTACGTGCTGCTGGACGCCTTCACGATTCCCGAGTGCACCCTGCCCCAGCGCGGCATCATCAAGGGAGACGCGCTCTCGCTGAGCATCGCCGCGGCATCGGTGCTGGCGAAGACGACGAGGGACAGGCTGATGCGGGAGTTGGACGCGCGATACCCGGGCTACGGCCTCGCCGAGCACAAGGGCTACCCCACGGCCTCGCACGTGCAGGCCATCCGGGACAAGGGGGTGCTGCCCATCCATCGCCGCAGCTTCGCGCCGGTACGGGAAGCGCTCGGAGGCAACCCGCCAGTCCAGGCCGGGCCCACCCAGGGCGAGCTCTTCACGGAGAACGGCCCCAGGTGA
- a CDS encoding carboxypeptidase-like regulatory domain-containing protein yields MLQARNLLLLLGLAPLVSCDGGVRVNRQGDPCTENLVTLRVEVVDAQGTTVRDATVTATNLDTGRTITSTTGDRGITTAVNEEIGSGAVRLTATAGSKVSAPAEVAWTCDDCHCHPEPSMVRLQLHP; encoded by the coding sequence ATGCTCCAGGCACGAAATCTGCTGCTCCTCCTGGGCCTCGCGCCCCTCGTCTCCTGTGATGGAGGCGTGCGGGTCAACCGCCAGGGAGACCCCTGCACCGAGAACCTCGTCACGTTGCGCGTGGAGGTGGTGGACGCACAGGGAACCACCGTACGGGACGCCACCGTCACGGCCACCAACCTGGACACGGGACGCACCATCACCAGCACCACCGGTGACAGGGGAATCACCACGGCGGTGAACGAGGAGATCGGCTCGGGCGCCGTGAGGCTGACGGCCACCGCCGGCTCCAAGGTGAGCGCCCCGGCCGAGGTGGCCTGGACGTGCGACGACTGCCACTGCCACCCCGAGCCCTCCATGGTGCGGCTCCAGCTCCACCCGTAA